From a region of the Salvelinus namaycush isolate Seneca chromosome 40, SaNama_1.0, whole genome shotgun sequence genome:
- the LOC120033117 gene encoding glycerol kinase-like isoform X1, whose amino-acid sequence MNSRMAASSSRVMLGPLVAAIDQGTSSTRFLVFNAKTAELLSHHQVEINQSFPKEGWVEEDPKEILQSVYECMERTCEKLTQLNIDISNIKAIGVTNQRETTLVWDKETGEPLYNAIVWLDLRTQSTVERLINKTPGRNKNHLKHKTGLPISTYFSAVKLRWLMDNVDEVAEAVLTHRAMFGTIDSWLIWCLTGGKSGGVHCTDVTNASRTMLFNIHTLDWDPELCKYFDIPMEILPKVRSSSEIYGLMKICSSLKSGSLSGIPISGCLGDQSAALVGQMCFQEGQAKNTYGTGCFLLRNTGAKPVMSEHGLLTTVAYKLGRDKPACYALEGSVAIAGAVVRWLKDNLGIIQTSTELEKLAASVGTSYGCYFVPAFSGLYAPYWEPSARGIICGLTQFTNKSHLAFAALEAVCFQTREILDAMNQDSGIPLTQLQVDGGMTSNRLLMQLQADILCIPVVKPSMPETTALGAAMAAGAAEGVSVWSLRPEDLSEVTSEKFEPQINPEESEFRYARWKKAVQRAMNWETTEPISNGNGETSIFSSVPLGFYILGSMLMLIGAKYIAGHK is encoded by the exons ATGAACAGTAGAATGGCTGCGTCTTCGAGCAGGGTAATGCTGGGGCCACTCGTTGCTGCCATCGACCAGGGAACGAGCTCGACGCGGTTCCTG GTGTTCAATGCTAAAACAGCCGAGCTCCTCAGTCACCACCAGGTTGAGATCAACCAGAGTTTCCCCAAGGAAGG GTGGGTGGAGGAGGATCCCAAAGAGATCCTGCAGTCTGTGTACGAGTGTATGGAGAGAACCTGTGAGAAACTCACCCAGCTCAACATTGACATCTCCAACATcaaag CCATTGGAGTGACCAATCAGAGAGAGACCACGTTGGTTTGGGACAAAGAGACAGGCGAGCCCCTCTACAATGCTATCG TGTGGCTGGACCTGCGGACCCAGTCGACCGTGGAGCGTCTGATCAACAAGACACCTGGGAGAAACAAGAACCATTTGAAG cACAAGACTGGTCTCCCAATCAGTACGTACTTCAGTGCTGTGAAGCTTCGCTGGCTGATGGATAATGTGGACGAGGTCGCTGAGGCAGTCCTGACACACAGAGCCATGTTCGGCACCATCGACTCCTGGCTCATCTGG TGTCTGACAGGGGGGAAGAGTGGGGGAGTCCACTGCACAGACGTGACCAACGCCAGCAGGACCATGCTGTTTAACATCCACACCCTGGACTGGGACCCAGAGCTCTGCAA GTATTTTGATATTCCAATGGAGATTCTCCCAAAAGTGAGGAGTTCCTCAGAAATCTACGGCTTAATG AAAATATGTTCTAGCCTG AAATCGGGCTCTCTTAGTGGCATACCCATCTCAGGG TGTCTTGGGGACCAATCGGCTGCTCTTGTTGGACAGATGTGCTTTCAGGAAGGGCAGGCCAAAAACAC ATATGGAACTGGCTGCTTTCTACTCAGAAACACTGGAGCCAAG CCTGTCATGTCGGAGCATGGCCTACTAACCACGGTGGCGTACAAACTAGGTCGGGACAAACCTGCCTGCTACGCACTAGAG GGCTCAGTGGCCATAGCGGGGGCTGTGGTTCGCTGGCTGAAGGACAACCTGGGGATCATTCAGACTTCCACAGAGCTGG AGAAACTGGCGGCTTCAGTGGGCACGTCGTACGGTTGTTACTTTGTCCCGGCGTTCTCTGGTCTGTACGCCCCCTACTGGGAGCCCAGTGCACGAGG GATAATCTGTGGTCTGACTCAGTTCACTAACAAGAGTCACCTGGCCTTCGCTGCATTGGAAGCTGTCTGCTTTCAGACTCGAGAGATCCTGGATGCGATGAACCAGGACAGTGGCATCCCTCTGACCCAGCTCCAGGTGGACGGGGGCATGACCTCCAACAGACTACTGATGCAGCTACAAGCTGATATACTCTGCATCCCCGTTG TGAAGCCCTCCATGCCTGAGACTACTGCCCTGGGGGCGGCCATGGCTGCGGGGGCAGCAGAGGGGGTCAGTGTCTGGAGCCTGCGTCCTGAGGACCTCAGTGAGGTCACCTCTGAGAAGTTTGAGCCACAAATCAACCCTGAAG aGAGTGAGTTTCGATATGCTCGCTGGAAGAAGGCCGTACAGAGAGCCATGAACTGGGAAACCACTGAACCCATCTCTAATGGAAATG GTGAAACTAGTATCTTCAGTAGTGTCCCACTGGGCTTTTACATTCTGGGTAGCATGTTAATGTTAATTGGAGCAAAATACATCGCAG GCCACAAGTAG
- the LOC120033117 gene encoding glycerol kinase-like isoform X2, which produces MNSRMAASSSRVMLGPLVAAIDQGTSSTRFLVFNAKTAELLSHHQVEINQSFPKEGWVEEDPKEILQSVYECMERTCEKLTQLNIDISNIKAIGVTNQRETTLVWDKETGEPLYNAIVWLDLRTQSTVERLINKTPGRNKNHLKHKTGLPISTYFSAVKLRWLMDNVDEVAEAVLTHRAMFGTIDSWLIWCLTGGKSGGVHCTDVTNASRTMLFNIHTLDWDPELCKYFDIPMEILPKVRSSSEIYGLMKSGSLSGIPISGCLGDQSAALVGQMCFQEGQAKNTYGTGCFLLRNTGAKPVMSEHGLLTTVAYKLGRDKPACYALEGSVAIAGAVVRWLKDNLGIIQTSTELEKLAASVGTSYGCYFVPAFSGLYAPYWEPSARGIICGLTQFTNKSHLAFAALEAVCFQTREILDAMNQDSGIPLTQLQVDGGMTSNRLLMQLQADILCIPVVKPSMPETTALGAAMAAGAAEGVSVWSLRPEDLSEVTSEKFEPQINPEESEFRYARWKKAVQRAMNWETTEPISNGNGETSIFSSVPLGFYILGSMLMLIGAKYIAGHK; this is translated from the exons ATGAACAGTAGAATGGCTGCGTCTTCGAGCAGGGTAATGCTGGGGCCACTCGTTGCTGCCATCGACCAGGGAACGAGCTCGACGCGGTTCCTG GTGTTCAATGCTAAAACAGCCGAGCTCCTCAGTCACCACCAGGTTGAGATCAACCAGAGTTTCCCCAAGGAAGG GTGGGTGGAGGAGGATCCCAAAGAGATCCTGCAGTCTGTGTACGAGTGTATGGAGAGAACCTGTGAGAAACTCACCCAGCTCAACATTGACATCTCCAACATcaaag CCATTGGAGTGACCAATCAGAGAGAGACCACGTTGGTTTGGGACAAAGAGACAGGCGAGCCCCTCTACAATGCTATCG TGTGGCTGGACCTGCGGACCCAGTCGACCGTGGAGCGTCTGATCAACAAGACACCTGGGAGAAACAAGAACCATTTGAAG cACAAGACTGGTCTCCCAATCAGTACGTACTTCAGTGCTGTGAAGCTTCGCTGGCTGATGGATAATGTGGACGAGGTCGCTGAGGCAGTCCTGACACACAGAGCCATGTTCGGCACCATCGACTCCTGGCTCATCTGG TGTCTGACAGGGGGGAAGAGTGGGGGAGTCCACTGCACAGACGTGACCAACGCCAGCAGGACCATGCTGTTTAACATCCACACCCTGGACTGGGACCCAGAGCTCTGCAA GTATTTTGATATTCCAATGGAGATTCTCCCAAAAGTGAGGAGTTCCTCAGAAATCTACGGCTTAATG AAATCGGGCTCTCTTAGTGGCATACCCATCTCAGGG TGTCTTGGGGACCAATCGGCTGCTCTTGTTGGACAGATGTGCTTTCAGGAAGGGCAGGCCAAAAACAC ATATGGAACTGGCTGCTTTCTACTCAGAAACACTGGAGCCAAG CCTGTCATGTCGGAGCATGGCCTACTAACCACGGTGGCGTACAAACTAGGTCGGGACAAACCTGCCTGCTACGCACTAGAG GGCTCAGTGGCCATAGCGGGGGCTGTGGTTCGCTGGCTGAAGGACAACCTGGGGATCATTCAGACTTCCACAGAGCTGG AGAAACTGGCGGCTTCAGTGGGCACGTCGTACGGTTGTTACTTTGTCCCGGCGTTCTCTGGTCTGTACGCCCCCTACTGGGAGCCCAGTGCACGAGG GATAATCTGTGGTCTGACTCAGTTCACTAACAAGAGTCACCTGGCCTTCGCTGCATTGGAAGCTGTCTGCTTTCAGACTCGAGAGATCCTGGATGCGATGAACCAGGACAGTGGCATCCCTCTGACCCAGCTCCAGGTGGACGGGGGCATGACCTCCAACAGACTACTGATGCAGCTACAAGCTGATATACTCTGCATCCCCGTTG TGAAGCCCTCCATGCCTGAGACTACTGCCCTGGGGGCGGCCATGGCTGCGGGGGCAGCAGAGGGGGTCAGTGTCTGGAGCCTGCGTCCTGAGGACCTCAGTGAGGTCACCTCTGAGAAGTTTGAGCCACAAATCAACCCTGAAG aGAGTGAGTTTCGATATGCTCGCTGGAAGAAGGCCGTACAGAGAGCCATGAACTGGGAAACCACTGAACCCATCTCTAATGGAAATG GTGAAACTAGTATCTTCAGTAGTGTCCCACTGGGCTTTTACATTCTGGGTAGCATGTTAATGTTAATTGGAGCAAAATACATCGCAG GCCACAAGTAG
- the LOC120033117 gene encoding glycerol kinase-like isoform X3, translating to MNSRMAASSSRVMLGPLVAAIDQGTSSTRFLVFNAKTAELLSHHQVEINQSFPKEGWVEEDPKEILQSVYECMERTCEKLTQLNIDISNIKAIGVTNQRETTLVWDKETGEPLYNAIVWLDLRTQSTVERLINKTPGRNKNHLKHKTGLPISTYFSAVKLRWLMDNVDEVAEAVLTHRAMFGTIDSWLIWCLTGGKSGGVHCTDVTNASRTMLFNIHTLDWDPELCKYFDIPMEILPKVRSSSEIYGLMKICSSLKSGSLSGIPISGCLGDQSAALVGQMCFQEGQAKNTYGTGCFLLRNTGAKPVMSEHGLLTTVAYKLGRDKPACYALEGSVAIAGAVVRWLKDNLGIIQTSTELEKLAASVGTSYGCYFVPAFSGLYAPYWEPSARGIICGLTQFTNKSHLAFAALEAVCFQTREILDAMNQDSGIPLTQLQVDGGMTSNRLLMQLQADILCIPVVKPSMPETTALGAAMAAGAAEGVSVWSLRPEDLSEVTSEKFEPQINPEESEFRYARWKKAVQRAMNWETTEPISNGNGHK from the exons ATGAACAGTAGAATGGCTGCGTCTTCGAGCAGGGTAATGCTGGGGCCACTCGTTGCTGCCATCGACCAGGGAACGAGCTCGACGCGGTTCCTG GTGTTCAATGCTAAAACAGCCGAGCTCCTCAGTCACCACCAGGTTGAGATCAACCAGAGTTTCCCCAAGGAAGG GTGGGTGGAGGAGGATCCCAAAGAGATCCTGCAGTCTGTGTACGAGTGTATGGAGAGAACCTGTGAGAAACTCACCCAGCTCAACATTGACATCTCCAACATcaaag CCATTGGAGTGACCAATCAGAGAGAGACCACGTTGGTTTGGGACAAAGAGACAGGCGAGCCCCTCTACAATGCTATCG TGTGGCTGGACCTGCGGACCCAGTCGACCGTGGAGCGTCTGATCAACAAGACACCTGGGAGAAACAAGAACCATTTGAAG cACAAGACTGGTCTCCCAATCAGTACGTACTTCAGTGCTGTGAAGCTTCGCTGGCTGATGGATAATGTGGACGAGGTCGCTGAGGCAGTCCTGACACACAGAGCCATGTTCGGCACCATCGACTCCTGGCTCATCTGG TGTCTGACAGGGGGGAAGAGTGGGGGAGTCCACTGCACAGACGTGACCAACGCCAGCAGGACCATGCTGTTTAACATCCACACCCTGGACTGGGACCCAGAGCTCTGCAA GTATTTTGATATTCCAATGGAGATTCTCCCAAAAGTGAGGAGTTCCTCAGAAATCTACGGCTTAATG AAAATATGTTCTAGCCTG AAATCGGGCTCTCTTAGTGGCATACCCATCTCAGGG TGTCTTGGGGACCAATCGGCTGCTCTTGTTGGACAGATGTGCTTTCAGGAAGGGCAGGCCAAAAACAC ATATGGAACTGGCTGCTTTCTACTCAGAAACACTGGAGCCAAG CCTGTCATGTCGGAGCATGGCCTACTAACCACGGTGGCGTACAAACTAGGTCGGGACAAACCTGCCTGCTACGCACTAGAG GGCTCAGTGGCCATAGCGGGGGCTGTGGTTCGCTGGCTGAAGGACAACCTGGGGATCATTCAGACTTCCACAGAGCTGG AGAAACTGGCGGCTTCAGTGGGCACGTCGTACGGTTGTTACTTTGTCCCGGCGTTCTCTGGTCTGTACGCCCCCTACTGGGAGCCCAGTGCACGAGG GATAATCTGTGGTCTGACTCAGTTCACTAACAAGAGTCACCTGGCCTTCGCTGCATTGGAAGCTGTCTGCTTTCAGACTCGAGAGATCCTGGATGCGATGAACCAGGACAGTGGCATCCCTCTGACCCAGCTCCAGGTGGACGGGGGCATGACCTCCAACAGACTACTGATGCAGCTACAAGCTGATATACTCTGCATCCCCGTTG TGAAGCCCTCCATGCCTGAGACTACTGCCCTGGGGGCGGCCATGGCTGCGGGGGCAGCAGAGGGGGTCAGTGTCTGGAGCCTGCGTCCTGAGGACCTCAGTGAGGTCACCTCTGAGAAGTTTGAGCCACAAATCAACCCTGAAG aGAGTGAGTTTCGATATGCTCGCTGGAAGAAGGCCGTACAGAGAGCCATGAACTGGGAAACCACTGAACCCATCTCTAATGGAAATG GCCACAAGTAG